The Eleutherodactylus coqui strain aEleCoq1 chromosome 13, aEleCoq1.hap1, whole genome shotgun sequence genome includes a window with the following:
- the HEXIM1 gene encoding protein HEXIM1, whose protein sequence is MAEVGIQEPSLPCKSLAGGGSLLACQEDSGWQQRAEEERGECQRRSPSTLSCPEKEDHDSGKVVGDYPKPGQLSRGRSQQEEEWKELGKKRHRRRPSKKKRKWKPYNKLTWEEKKRLEERESQRASRMRAEMFAKGQPVAPYNTTQFLMEDHDQEEPDLCPPQRRGLASLPSFHANSFAKGDSTEEDVEEEDDGTGSDGMGSDDGSEFLQKDFSETYEKYHAESLQDMSKQELIREYLELEKCLSRMEEENNRLRLKEVTTTAQDSRIRELEMELEKLKEENRRLLREREQVVADP, encoded by the coding sequence ATGGCTGAAGTGGGAATTCAGGAGCCAAGCCTGCCCTGCAAAAGTTTGGCAGGTGGGGGATCCCTGCTGGCCTGCCAAGAAGATAGTGGGTGGCaacagagagcagaggaggagagaggggagtgcCAGCGAAGAAGTCCCTCCACCCTGTCCTGCCCAGAAAAAGAGGACCACGACAGCGGCAAGGTGGTGGGTGACTATCCCAAGCCCGGGCAGCTGAGCCGTGGCAGATCCCAGCAAGAGGAAGAGTGGAAGGAGCTGGGCAAGAAAAGGCATCGACGGCGCCCATCCAAGAAGAAGCGGAAGTGGAAGCCTTACAACAAGCTGACCTGGGAGGAGAAGAAGCGTCTGGAGGAGCGTGAGTCCCAGAGGGCATCCAGGATGAGGGCTGAGATGTTTGCCAAGGGTCAGCCGGTGGCACCGTATAACACCACGCAATTCCTGATGGAGGATCATGACCAGGAGGAACCAGACTTGTGCCCCCCTCAGCGGAGAGGTCTGGCCTCGCTGCCATCCTTCCATGCCAACTCTTTCGCCAAAGGAGATAGCACCGAGGAGGACGTGGAGGAAGAGGACGACGGGACGGGCAGCGACGGCATGGGGAGCGACGACGGGTCAGAGTTTTTACAAAAGGACTTCTCAGAGACTTACGAAAAATACCATGCGGAAAGCCTGCAGGACATGAGCAAGCAGGAGCTCATCCGGGAGTACCTGGAGCTGGAGAAATGCCTGAGCCGGATGGAGGAGGAGAACAACCGCCTGCGGCTCAAGGAGGTCACCACCACCGCACAGGACTCCAGGATCCGGGAGCTGGAGATGGAGCTGGAGAAACTGAAGGAGGAGAACCGCCGGCTGCTGCGAGAGAGGGAGCAGGTGGTGGCCGATCCTTAA